The genome window GATATCTGACACCAGCTTTCCCATCTTTTCCCAGTCCACAACTTGGGCTATCCTCTCCAATCGCTCGTTACGCCCAACCTGCTCGGGAAGGAACGCTTCGATCATGGACGGGTTTCCCATATTGCGGCGCATGGCTCACTCCATTTTGCTATATCTTCCTCGCACAGGTATGATTATCGCCTCTACCTCGGGTTATGCAAAGGTCTCCTCGGGGAGAGGAGGAATCAAACAGCCCCCTGGGGCGCGCCTACGGGAAGACGCCCTTGTAGCCGGTGCTGTCCGGCTTGGGATAGAAGTAGTACAGGCTCTTTACCTGGCCGTTGCTGTCCACGTACCAGCTGTAGCTGCCGGTGGCAGTGGCGTTGTTGTCGGGGGATGCCGACTTGGGCACTGACTCCAGGAAGCCGGCTCGCACCAGCTCATCAAAGTCGATGAAGTAGTCGCGGCTGTCGATCAGGTACTGGGTGCCGTTATGAACGACCGTATTCGTTTCCCAGTGGTCTTCCCTTGCCAGGCTGGTCTGGACGCTGGGGTCTTTATACCAGAGGTCTTCTGGCCTCCGCGTCGACCGCTCTCCGTCGCCATTCACGTCAACCCACTTGGGGCTGCCGCCCTCTGTGCCTCCGTTGGGGTTGCTGTCGGGTATGCCGAGC of SAR202 cluster bacterium contains these proteins:
- a CDS encoding IS5/IS1182 family transposase; amino-acid sequence: MRRNMGNPSMIEAFLPEQVGRNERLERIAQVVDWEKMGKLVSDI